DNA from Rubripirellula lacrimiformis:
AGAGTATCCACCATTGGATAAACCGTCCCGGATTGTTCCCGCGCGTCGGGGACCGATTGAAATCTCCGGCGTAACGTATCGATGAGTGCATCAGCGCAAAGGAATCGCCGCAACTTGGGGAACGGGGGCGCCGGACGGGTCATGATCGATCGCCTTGGACGAGAGCGAAAGCCGTCCATTGGAGCGTCAACCCCCGGCTCCAATCAAGGCTTCATCCAATCGCGACACGCTAGCAAATCACCACACCGTATTTTACGGGATTTAGCCAACCGCCGGGAACTGCTGGTAGGACCATGACTTCGGAACTGCCTTCGCGCGAGAATTTCAATGAATTTTGGACTCGACCGAATCGATTAACGTTTTCGATCGCGTGACTGACGTTGTACTTCGGTGGACTCGTCGCATACGCGGTTTTAGCGCCAGCATTGCTTGTATCCTTGTTGCCTGAGGCAGCGATTATAGGTGTCGCAATTGTCATTGTGATCGGAATACCGATTGTGTATTGGCAGTGGTTTTGGAAGCACTATGACAGGTTTTTACGATGTCCAAATTGCCGTGACTGGGTGGGTAGAGACATTTCTGGTAGTCTGCATGGTCCGTCCCCGAAATGGCGTACCGTGTTAGAGACTTCCAAATGCGTTCGTTGCGGACAACAAATGCTTAGCGACGAACCGATGGAAGAGCAGAACCAATAAGGATTTGACATCGCGAGCTTGCGAGCCGGTGTTCAAGTCGTTTGTTCAAGAAGCCCGGAGGTTAGCGCCGGTGGTTACTTGGGTTTTGCTTCCGGTTGCGTCTGCGCGTCGAGTGCCCAGGTCGGCACTTGCGAGATTGCTGGGCCAGTTTCTTGTTCGTCTTCCGCTGCTGTTGACGATACTGGCAGCAGTTCAGTGCTCCTGAGCGTCGCTGGTGCTGGGTTTTCTCGATCGTTATTGACGTTGCCGCGCACCTTCAGCCCCCGCCCTCCCGGTGACGCTTCGAATGATTCATGACGCTGCTTTGAAGTTCTCATTTATCCACTGTCGAAATATGTCAGCGAATGTTCGGGGATGATCCCGTCGGATTGCAGCGACTCGTAGGTCACCTCCACCACCCGCAACTGGCCGCCACAGACGGCACACCGAAGCGGCGCCGTCAGTGGTTTCTCTTGCGGTGCGTGACTTTCTTGCCCAGGTTCATCGTTCCGGTGATCTTGGAGATGGCTTCCTGAACGGTCGTTTCAGACATCGGGTTCTTGGCCGTGCTGATCTCGTGCTTGGCCAGTGAGTGCCCGCGTCGATTGCCGGGGAACAGCAACGACGGATGCCGGTGCGTGCACCAATAGCTTCGCAACAACTTCAGCGTTGAAGGTGGCAGCGGCAGTAAGCGATCTTTGGCTCCTTTCCCGCGATGGATGTGAGCGAACCCGCGAGCGGCATCGATGTCACCAACCTGCAAGCTCAACGCTTCGTTGAGCCGCAGTCCCATGGTGTAAACCGTCCAAAATTGTCACGGGGCGCTCGAAAAGGGACCACCTGTGGGCGCCTAAAACGCCCCCACCCAAATGGATAACGCAAGCCAATTCGTTTTTTGGATTTACAGCCCGTTACCCCGTCCTCGGGGCTTTAAATCCGAAGAACGAATTTGCGGACACACCTCAAATTGGTGGGGGCACGAAAAGCGCCCA
Protein-coding regions in this window:
- a CDS encoding tyrosine-type recombinase/integrase → MGLRLNEALSLQVGDIDAARGFAHIHRGKGAKDRLLPLPPSTLKLLRSYWCTHRHPSLLFPGNRRGHSLAKHEISTAKNPMSETTVQEAISKITGTMNLGKKVTHRKRNH